The sequence ATTTTTATTACATATATAATGTGAATATTATTTATGAACAATCGAACATATGAAAGAGTTTTATTAAAATTATCAGGTGAATCTTTAATGGGAGAAGATTCTTTTGGTATAAATCGCTCTAGTATTATAAGAATTACTGATGAAATTACCAAAGTAATGTCTTTGGGTATTTCTTTAGCTATAGTTATAGGTGGTGGTAATATTTTTCGAGGTGTTGCTCCTGGAGCTCAAGGTATGGACAGAGCAACAGCAGATTATATGGGTATGATGGCTACTGTAATGAATGCTTTAGCATTAAAAGATGCACTTAAATATAGCGGTATTGATGTTCGTGTACAATCAGCTCTAAATATAGAACAAATAGTCGAACCTTATATTAGACCAAAAGCATTACGTTATCTAGATGAAGGTAAATTAGTAATATTTGCTGCTGGTACTGGAAACCCTTTTTTTACTACAGATACTGCTGCAGCATTAAGAGCTGCTGAAATTGGTGCTGAAGTTGTAATTAAAGCTACTAAAGTTGATGGTATATATAATACAGATCCTATAAAAGATGTAAACGCAATACGTTATTCACATATAAGTTTTGATGAAGCAATAGTACGGCAAATTGCCGTTATGGATGCAACAGCTTTTGCTTTGTGCAGAGATCAAAAAATACCAATCAAAGTTTTTTCTATAAATAAAGCTAATGCTCTTTTAAGAGTTATTACTGGAAAAGATGAAGGCACTTTAGTTCATATTTAATAAAATTAATAAGGAAACCTATGCTTATAAATGAACTGTATAAATCCACTAATGAACGTATGTTAAAATCTATAGAAAATTTAAATATAAATTTAATGAAAATTAGAACAGGAAGAGCACATGTTGGAATTTTAGATCATATTAATGTATCATATTACGGATCTAATGTACCAATAAAACAATTAGCTAGTCTTAATCTTCTTGATTCTAGAACTATAGCAATACAGCCATATGAAAAGAATATTTTATCTACTATAGAAAAATCTATTAGAGAATCTGATTTAGGTGTTAATCCCATAAATTTAGGTAATATGATAAAAGTACCTATGCCTAGCTTGACTGAGGAACGTAGACGAGATTTAGTAAAATTAGTTAAAATAGAAGCTGAAGATACTAAAATATCAATTAGAAATTTACGTAGAAATGCTAATGAGTCTTTAAAAAAATATTTAAAAGATAAACTTATTTCAGAAGATGAAGAAAGAAGATCTCAAGAAGATATACAAAAATTAACTAATAATCATATATCTGAAGTAGATAAAATAATCATAAAAAAAGAACGTGAAATAATGACTATATAGTCATTATTTCTTTATATATTGATATCTATTTATTAGATATAGCTTAATTTCTTATGCATTCTGATATTAAAAAAAATAAAATTTTTCCTGATAAGAGTATTCCAAAACATTTAGCGATAATTATGGATGGTAATGGGAGATGGGCTTTAAAAAAATCTCTGTCTAGACATTCAGGACATTTAGAAGGTGTACATACTGTTCATAAAATTATAAAAGATTGCTTACATTACAAAGTAAAATATCTTACACTATTTGCTTTTAGTTCTGAAAATTGGCGACGTCCTATAGAAGAAATTACTAATTTAATAACAATTTTTATCAATGTATTAAAAGCAGAAATGGATAGAATCACTGATAGTGGTATATGTTTTAATGTTATAGGTAATCTATCAGTACTTGATATTAATTTAAGAAAATTAATTTTAGAAGCAACTAATAAAACATTGAATAATAAAAAATTATATTTGACTTTAGCTATAAATTATGGTGGTAGATGGGA comes from Candidatus Kinetoplastibacterium sorsogonicusi and encodes:
- the pyrH gene encoding UMP kinase, coding for MNNRTYERVLLKLSGESLMGEDSFGINRSSIIRITDEITKVMSLGISLAIVIGGGNIFRGVAPGAQGMDRATADYMGMMATVMNALALKDALKYSGIDVRVQSALNIEQIVEPYIRPKALRYLDEGKLVIFAAGTGNPFFTTDTAAALRAAEIGAEVVIKATKVDGIYNTDPIKDVNAIRYSHISFDEAIVRQIAVMDATAFALCRDQKIPIKVFSINKANALLRVITGKDEGTLVHI
- the frr gene encoding ribosome recycling factor; this encodes MLINELYKSTNERMLKSIENLNINLMKIRTGRAHVGILDHINVSYYGSNVPIKQLASLNLLDSRTIAIQPYEKNILSTIEKSIRESDLGVNPINLGNMIKVPMPSLTEERRRDLVKLVKIEAEDTKISIRNLRRNANESLKKYLKDKLISEDEERRSQEDIQKLTNNHISEVDKIIIKKEREIMTI
- the uppS gene encoding polyprenyl diphosphate synthase: MHSDIKKNKIFPDKSIPKHLAIIMDGNGRWALKKSLSRHSGHLEGVHTVHKIIKDCLHYKVKYLTLFAFSSENWRRPIEEITNLITIFINVLKAEMDRITDSGICFNVIGNLSVLDINLRKLILEATNKTLNNKKLYLTLAINYGGRWDILQAIKSMLSNNKDIHKNMDIIDEKFFSNYLSMSWAPDPDLIIRTGGEQRISNFLIWNLAYTEIYFTNKFWPEFNSIDLELALNWYSTRERRFGGLNVNKNKILKVQ